One Pseudomonas sp. FP1742 genomic window carries:
- a CDS encoding YceH family protein — protein sequence MSTEQETTFDEPRLNSTEIRILGSLIEKQATSPETYPLTLNALVIACNQKTSREPVMNLSQGQVGQSLRALEGRGFTRLVMGSRADRWEHRVDKALELVPAQVILTGLLFLRGPQTVNELLTRSGRMHDFEDAEQVVHQLERLIARGLALLIPRQAGQREDRYMHALGDPADIEAILAARQNPVERGASSGVSVERIEELEARIAALEERLARLE from the coding sequence ATGAGCACTGAACAAGAGACGACCTTCGACGAACCGCGGCTCAATAGCACGGAAATCCGCATTCTGGGCTCGTTGATCGAAAAACAGGCCACCAGCCCGGAAACCTATCCGCTGACCCTCAATGCCCTGGTGATTGCCTGCAACCAGAAAACCAGCCGCGAACCGGTGATGAACCTCAGCCAGGGCCAGGTCGGCCAGAGCCTGCGGGCCCTTGAAGGTCGCGGCTTCACCCGGCTGGTGATGGGCAGCCGTGCCGACCGCTGGGAACATCGGGTCGACAAGGCGCTGGAACTGGTGCCGGCCCAGGTGATTCTGACGGGGCTGTTGTTCCTGCGCGGTCCGCAGACGGTCAACGAACTGCTGACCCGCAGCGGCCGCATGCATGACTTCGAAGATGCCGAACAGGTGGTGCATCAACTGGAGCGCTTGATCGCCAGAGGCCTGGCACTGTTGATCCCGCGCCAGGCCGGCCAGCGTGAAGACCGGTACATGCATGCACTGGGCGATCCGGCGGATATCGAAGCGATCCTGGCTGCCCGGCAGAACCCGGTGGAGCGTGGTGCCAGCAGCGGTGTGTCGGTTGAGCGAATCGAAGAGCTTGAAGCACGGATCGCGGCGCTGGAAGAACGCCTGGCGCGCCTCGAATAG
- a CDS encoding DUF1993 family protein — protein sequence MTISLYAASVPVFQQMLNALSNNLSKAEAHATAKNIDPNAFLQARLYPDMFPLVRQVQIAVDFAKGVSARLAEVELPKYDDTETTFAELQALIAKVLAFIGEIKPEQINGKEGIEIVTRPGTPKEKRFTGQAYLLSYGLPQFFFHVTTAYALLRHNGVEVGKRDYMGAF from the coding sequence ATGACTATTTCCCTGTACGCCGCTTCCGTTCCGGTTTTCCAGCAAATGCTCAACGCTTTGAGCAACAACCTGAGCAAGGCCGAAGCCCACGCCACTGCAAAAAACATCGACCCGAACGCGTTCCTGCAGGCCCGTCTGTACCCGGACATGTTCCCGCTGGTGCGTCAGGTGCAGATCGCCGTTGATTTCGCCAAAGGCGTTTCGGCGCGTCTGGCTGAAGTCGAACTGCCGAAATACGACGACACCGAAACCACCTTCGCTGAACTGCAAGCATTGATCGCCAAGGTCCTGGCCTTCATCGGCGAGATCAAGCCGGAGCAGATCAACGGCAAGGAAGGCATCGAGATCGTGACCCGTCCAGGCACTCCTAAAGAGAAGCGCTTCACCGGTCAGGCTTACCTGCTGAGCTATGGCCTGCCGCAGTTCTTCTTCCACGTCACGACCGCTTATGCGCTGCTGCGTCACAACGGTGTGGAAGTGGGCAAGCGCGACTACATGGGCGCGTTCTAA
- the sstT gene encoding serine/threonine transporter SstT produces the protein MTASSPSLLQRLKRSSLVTQIIIGLIAGIALALFAPELAKSTAFIGKVFVSALKAVAPILVFVLVMASIANHKHGQETHIRPILFLYLLGTFAAAVVAVIASTLFPSSLVLSTQDVAVTAPGGISEVLQSLALSVVDNPVSALMNANFIGILAWAIGMGIAIRHAGETTREVLGDLSNGVTVIVRLVIRFAPLGIFGLVASTLATSGFGALIGYMHLLAVLLGCMLFVALVMNPVIVFWKLRRNPYPLVLTCLRESGITAFFTRSSAANIPVNLELSKRLGLHEDTYSVSIPLGATINMAGAAITITVLTLAAVHTLGIAVDIPTAILLSIVAAICACGASGVAGGSLLLIPLACSLFGIPSEIAMQVVAVGFIIGVLQDSAETALNSSTDVLFTAAACQGEEQKTQKAREAQRLA, from the coding sequence ATGACCGCTTCATCTCCTTCTCTCTTGCAACGCCTGAAACGCAGCAGCCTGGTCACGCAAATCATCATCGGCCTGATCGCCGGGATTGCCCTGGCCCTGTTCGCGCCTGAGTTGGCCAAATCCACCGCCTTCATTGGCAAAGTATTCGTCTCGGCGCTCAAGGCTGTCGCGCCGATTCTGGTGTTCGTGCTGGTCATGGCTTCGATTGCCAACCATAAGCACGGCCAGGAAACCCACATCCGGCCCATTCTGTTTCTGTACCTGCTGGGCACCTTCGCCGCGGCCGTGGTGGCGGTGATCGCCAGTACGTTGTTTCCGTCGAGCCTGGTGCTGTCGACCCAGGACGTCGCGGTGACTGCCCCGGGTGGCATCAGCGAGGTGCTGCAAAGCCTGGCACTGAGCGTGGTGGATAACCCGGTCAGCGCACTGATGAACGCCAACTTCATCGGCATTCTGGCGTGGGCGATCGGCATGGGCATTGCGATCCGCCATGCCGGCGAGACGACGCGCGAAGTGCTGGGCGACCTGTCTAATGGCGTGACCGTGATCGTGCGCCTGGTGATCCGCTTTGCGCCACTGGGGATCTTCGGCCTGGTGGCTTCGACTCTGGCCACTTCCGGTTTCGGTGCGTTGATCGGCTACATGCATCTATTGGCCGTGCTGCTGGGCTGCATGCTGTTCGTGGCGTTGGTGATGAACCCGGTCATCGTGTTCTGGAAGCTGCGCCGCAACCCGTATCCGCTGGTGCTCACCTGCCTGCGCGAGAGCGGTATCACTGCCTTCTTCACCCGCAGTTCGGCGGCGAACATTCCGGTCAATCTGGAATTGAGCAAGCGTCTGGGCCTGCACGAAGACACGTATTCGGTATCGATCCCCCTCGGCGCCACCATCAACATGGCCGGTGCCGCGATCACCATCACCGTGCTGACCCTGGCCGCCGTGCACACCCTGGGCATCGCCGTGGATATTCCGACGGCCATCCTGCTCAGCATCGTCGCGGCGATCTGTGCCTGTGGCGCTTCGGGCGTGGCGGGTGGTTCGTTGCTGTTGATTCCGCTGGCGTGCAGCCTGTTCGGCATCCCGAGCGAAATCGCCATGCAGGTGGTGGCGGTCGGCTTCATCATCGGCGTGTTGCAGGACTCGGCGGAAACCGCGCTGAATTCCTCCACCGACGTGCTGTTCACCGCGGCGGCGTGCCAGGGTGAGGAACAGAAGACCCAGAAAGCCCGGGAAGCCCAGCGTCTGGCATAA
- a CDS encoding MFS transporter: protein MLLPILLLSAAGFTVLTTEFIIVGLLPAIARDLDVSIPQAGLLVTLFAFTVAAFGPFLTAYFARFERRKLFISVLIMFGLANTLAALAPNIWVMAIARLIPALGLPVFWALASETAVDIVGPDYAGRAIAKIGFGIVCATVFGIPVGTLISDAFGWRSAFGILAVIAFAKALLLFIYLPKTSLHQHQVSLRSQFKILRSPLMQGHVLLSILVFSGMFTAYTYLADILERLAGFNGTVVGWCLMGFGAVGLIGNSLGGRAVDRHPLIASVTFCAFMIAGMVALVPNIHSPLGLAAAMGIWGVTQAALFLVSHVRLMKAAPEAPAFAASLNIAGANLGIGLGAMIGGRVIDSVGLQGLGFAAAGFILMSILLAMALMTFKPREVCA from the coding sequence ATGCTGTTGCCCATTCTTCTGTTGTCCGCCGCCGGTTTCACGGTGCTGACCACGGAATTCATCATCGTCGGCCTGTTGCCGGCAATCGCCCGTGACCTGGACGTCAGCATCCCTCAAGCGGGTTTGCTGGTGACCCTGTTCGCGTTCACCGTGGCCGCGTTCGGGCCGTTCCTGACGGCGTACTTCGCAAGGTTCGAGCGGCGCAAACTGTTCATCAGCGTGCTGATCATGTTCGGCCTGGCCAACACACTGGCGGCGCTGGCGCCAAACATCTGGGTGATGGCCATTGCCCGGTTGATCCCGGCGCTGGGGTTGCCGGTGTTCTGGGCGTTGGCCAGTGAAACCGCGGTGGACATCGTCGGCCCGGACTACGCCGGACGTGCGATTGCCAAGATCGGTTTCGGCATCGTCTGCGCCACGGTGTTCGGCATCCCGGTGGGCACGTTGATATCCGATGCATTCGGCTGGCGCAGTGCTTTCGGCATTCTGGCGGTGATCGCGTTTGCCAAGGCGCTGCTGCTGTTTATCTATCTGCCGAAAACCAGCCTGCACCAGCATCAGGTGAGCTTGCGTTCGCAGTTCAAGATCCTGCGCAGCCCGCTGATGCAGGGCCATGTGTTGTTGTCGATTCTGGTGTTCAGCGGCATGTTCACCGCTTACACCTATCTGGCGGATATCCTTGAGCGCCTCGCCGGTTTCAACGGCACGGTGGTTGGCTGGTGCCTGATGGGCTTCGGCGCGGTCGGGTTGATCGGCAACTCGCTGGGCGGCCGCGCGGTGGACCGTCACCCGCTGATCGCTTCGGTGACGTTTTGCGCGTTCATGATTGCCGGGATGGTGGCGTTGGTGCCGAACATTCATTCGCCGCTGGGGCTGGCGGCGGCGATGGGGATCTGGGGCGTGACCCAGGCGGCGTTGTTCCTGGTCAGCCACGTGCGTTTGATGAAGGCTGCGCCTGAAGCGCCGGCCTTTGCCGCGTCGTTGAACATTGCCGGGGCCAACCTGGGAATCGGCCTGGGCGCCATGATCGGCGGCCGGGTGATCGACAGCGTTGGCCTGCAAGGCCTTGGTTTTGCGGCCGCCGGTTTTATCCTCATGTCGATTCTGTTGGCCATGGCGCTGATGACCTTCAAGCCCCGGGAAGTCTGCGCCTGA
- the nhaR gene encoding transcriptional activator NhaR yields the protein MLNYRQLHYFWVVAKTGSIVRACEQLNLTPQTISGQISLLEQTYGIELFRRVGRQLELTEAGRQTLPYAEQMFQLGGELELMLRAQPNEQQILFRVGVADVVPKSIVYRLIAPTMELSEPLRITCREDKLERLLADLAIQRLDLVISDSPMPSHLDIKGYSQKLGECGISFFATDELAAQYGQDFPRSLHGAPLLIPGPETVVRSRLQRWFAEQQIQPRIVGEFDDSALMQAFGQSGSGIFIGPSVIADEVKRQCGVALIGQTDAVRESFYAISVERKVMHPGIVAITEGARRELFTEM from the coding sequence ATGTTGAATTACCGCCAGCTGCATTATTTCTGGGTGGTGGCCAAGACCGGCAGCATCGTGCGTGCGTGCGAGCAATTGAATCTGACGCCACAGACCATCAGCGGGCAGATTTCCCTGCTCGAACAAACCTATGGCATCGAATTGTTTCGCCGAGTCGGTCGGCAGCTGGAACTCACCGAAGCCGGGCGTCAGACCCTGCCCTACGCCGAGCAGATGTTTCAGCTCGGGGGCGAGCTGGAGTTGATGCTGCGGGCGCAGCCCAATGAACAACAGATTCTGTTTCGGGTCGGCGTCGCCGATGTGGTGCCCAAATCCATCGTCTATCGCCTGATCGCGCCGACCATGGAGTTGAGCGAGCCGCTGCGCATCACCTGCCGCGAAGACAAACTGGAGCGCTTGCTCGCCGACCTGGCGATTCAACGCCTCGATCTGGTGATTTCCGACAGCCCGATGCCCTCGCATCTGGACATCAAGGGCTACAGCCAGAAACTCGGCGAATGCGGCATCAGCTTCTTCGCCACTGACGAACTGGCGGCGCAGTATGGCCAGGACTTCCCCCGCAGCCTGCACGGTGCACCGCTGCTGATTCCCGGGCCGGAAACCGTGGTGCGCAGTCGCTTGCAGCGCTGGTTTGCCGAACAGCAGATCCAGCCGCGAATCGTCGGCGAGTTCGACGACAGCGCCTTGATGCAGGCTTTCGGCCAATCCGGCAGCGGGATTTTCATCGGCCCGAGCGTGATTGCCGACGAGGTGAAACGCCAATGCGGTGTGGCGTTGATCGGCCAGACCGATGCGGTGCGCGAGTCGTTCTACGCCATTTCGGTGGAACGCAAGGTCATGCACCCCGGCATTGTTGCCATTACCGAAGGTGCCCGACGCGAGCTGTTCACCGAAATGTGA
- a CDS encoding TerC family protein → MEYLLELAASPTAWVALATLVVMEIVLGIDNLIFISILTNKLPEQHRQKARRLGIGMALILRLALLSTIAFIVQLTEPVIEILGHAFSWKDMILIAGGLFLLWKATTEIHHSMDPSPEDPTSATSTVTLGFAAAIGQILMLDMVFSIDSIITAVGMTEHLPIMIIAVVVSVLVMLLAADPLARFINDNPTVVMLALGFLIMIGMTLIAEGFGAHVPKGYVYAAMAFSATIEGLNMLSRRARQRRVAAEA, encoded by the coding sequence ATGGAATACCTTTTAGAACTTGCTGCAAGCCCCACTGCCTGGGTCGCCCTGGCCACGCTGGTGGTGATGGAAATCGTGCTGGGTATCGATAACCTGATCTTCATCTCGATCCTCACCAACAAACTGCCCGAACAGCATCGTCAGAAAGCGCGGCGCCTCGGTATCGGCATGGCGTTGATCCTGCGCCTGGCGCTGTTGAGCACCATCGCGTTCATTGTTCAGTTGACGGAGCCTGTGATCGAGATTCTCGGCCACGCGTTCTCCTGGAAGGACATGATCCTGATCGCCGGCGGCCTGTTCCTGTTGTGGAAAGCAACCACCGAGATCCATCACAGCATGGACCCGTCGCCGGAAGATCCGACGTCGGCCACTTCGACCGTGACCCTGGGCTTTGCCGCCGCGATCGGTCAGATCCTGATGCTGGACATGGTGTTTTCCATCGACAGCATCATTACCGCTGTCGGCATGACCGAGCATTTGCCGATCATGATCATCGCGGTGGTGGTGTCGGTCCTGGTGATGTTGCTGGCTGCAGACCCACTGGCCAGGTTCATCAACGACAACCCGACGGTGGTGATGCTGGCGCTGGGCTTCCTGATCATGATCGGCATGACGCTGATCGCCGAAGGTTTCGGCGCCCACGTACCGAAAGGCTACGTGTACGCAGCCATGGCGTTCTCGGCGACGATCGAAGGCTTGAACATGTTGTCGCGTCGGGCCAGGCAGAGGCGCGTCGCCGCTGAAGCTTAA
- a CDS encoding DUF6021 family protein — protein sequence MAQSNTPVGPHSSEHSSDNELGFDPDSPDLADPQVDPIGPAKAPKDIKPGEEGKKPPAKPYDPLGNLKPKS from the coding sequence ATGGCTCAATCCAATACCCCCGTCGGCCCACACTCGTCTGAGCATTCGTCCGATAATGAATTGGGGTTCGACCCCGATTCCCCGGACCTCGCCGATCCTCAGGTCGACCCCATCGGCCCTGCCAAGGCGCCCAAAGACATAAAACCGGGTGAGGAGGGCAAGAAGCCGCCTGCGAAGCCTTACGACCCGCTCGGTAATCTGAAACCCAAGTCTTAG
- the pbpG gene encoding D-alanyl-D-alanine endopeptidase has protein sequence MKIRLSILSLFFAFTGTFITPTVNAAETTAAPRDTAQLKIASGSALLMDLQTNKVIYASNPDVVVPIASVSKLMTGLVIVEARQNMDEYISVNISDTPEMKGVFSRVKLNSELSRREMLLIALMSSENRAAATLAHHYPGGYVAFIAAMNAKAKALGMTSTHFVEPTGLSPRNVSTARDLSKLLIAAHKFPLLTELSTTKEKTVTFRKPNYSLGFHNTDHLINKPNWDIKLTKTGFTNEAGHCLVLVTSMSNRPVALVILDAFGKYTHFADATRIRSWVETGKSTNVPSVALQYKSDKNLKHRQSGVIEASK, from the coding sequence GTGAAAATCCGCCTTTCCATCCTGAGTCTTTTTTTTGCATTTACAGGGACTTTCATCACGCCAACCGTCAACGCTGCTGAAACCACCGCAGCGCCACGAGACACCGCACAACTGAAAATCGCTTCCGGCAGTGCTCTGCTGATGGATCTGCAGACCAACAAAGTCATCTACGCCAGCAATCCCGACGTCGTCGTACCCATCGCGTCCGTCAGCAAACTGATGACCGGCCTGGTAATCGTGGAAGCCCGGCAAAACATGGACGAATACATTTCCGTCAACATCAGCGACACCCCGGAAATGAAAGGCGTGTTTTCCCGGGTCAAACTCAATAGCGAATTGTCGCGCCGCGAGATGCTGCTGATTGCCCTGATGTCATCGGAAAACCGTGCCGCCGCGACCCTGGCCCATCACTACCCGGGCGGTTATGTCGCGTTCATTGCCGCCATGAATGCCAAAGCCAAGGCCCTGGGCATGACCAGTACCCACTTTGTCGAGCCGACGGGCCTCTCCCCACGCAACGTGTCCACCGCCCGCGACCTGAGCAAATTGCTGATCGCCGCGCACAAGTTCCCGCTCCTGACCGAGTTGAGCACCACCAAGGAGAAAACCGTTACGTTCCGTAAACCCAACTACAGCCTGGGCTTCCACAATACCGACCACTTGATCAACAAACCGAACTGGGACATCAAGTTGACGAAAACCGGATTTACCAATGAGGCCGGTCACTGCCTGGTGCTGGTGACCAGCATGAGCAACCGTCCGGTTGCGCTGGTCATTCTCGATGCCTTCGGCAAGTACACACACTTTGCCGATGCGACCCGTATTCGCAGCTGGGTCGAAACCGGCAAGAGCACCAACGTGCCGTCCGTCGCCCTGCAATACAAGTCCGACAAGAACCTCAAACATCGCCAGAGCGGTGTGATCGAAGCTTCAAAATAA
- the folD gene encoding bifunctional methylenetetrahydrofolate dehydrogenase/methenyltetrahydrofolate cyclohydrolase FolD: MTAQLIDGKSIAASLRQQIAKRVAERRQQGLRTPGLAVILVGSDPASQVYVSHKRKDCEEVGFLSQAYDLPAETTQAALTDLIDRLNDDPAIDGVLLQLPLPEHLDASKLLERIRPDKDVDGFHPYNVGRLAQRIPLLRPCTPKGIMTLLESTGADLYGMDAVIVGASNIVGRPMAMELLLAGCTVTVTHRFTKDLAGHVGRADLLVVAAGKPGLVKGEWIKEGAIVIDVGINRQQDGKLVGDVIYETALPRAGWITPVPGGVGPMTRACLLENTLYAAETLHS; the protein is encoded by the coding sequence ATGACTGCACAACTAATCGACGGCAAATCGATCGCCGCCAGCCTGCGCCAGCAGATCGCCAAACGAGTCGCCGAGCGTCGCCAGCAAGGCCTGCGCACGCCCGGCCTCGCGGTGATCCTGGTCGGCAGCGATCCTGCCTCTCAGGTTTATGTCTCGCACAAGCGTAAAGACTGTGAAGAGGTCGGCTTCCTTTCCCAAGCCTATGACCTGCCTGCCGAAACCACTCAAGCAGCGCTGACCGATCTGATCGATCGCCTGAACGACGACCCGGCAATTGACGGCGTTCTGCTTCAGCTGCCTTTACCTGAACACCTGGACGCCTCCAAATTGCTGGAGCGCATTCGTCCCGACAAGGACGTCGACGGGTTCCACCCTTATAACGTCGGCCGCCTGGCCCAGCGCATTCCGCTGCTGCGCCCGTGCACGCCCAAAGGGATCATGACGCTGCTGGAAAGCACCGGTGCCGATCTTTACGGAATGGATGCGGTCATTGTCGGGGCTTCCAACATTGTTGGCCGTCCGATGGCAATGGAACTGCTGCTGGCCGGTTGCACCGTGACCGTCACCCACCGTTTCACCAAGGACCTGGCCGGCCACGTCGGTCGCGCCGACCTGCTGGTGGTTGCCGCCGGCAAGCCGGGGCTGGTCAAGGGTGAATGGATCAAGGAAGGCGCGATCGTGATCGACGTCGGCATCAACCGTCAGCAAGACGGCAAGCTGGTGGGTGACGTGATCTACGAAACTGCCCTGCCCCGCGCCGGCTGGATCACTCCGGTACCGGGCGGCGTCGGCCCGATGACCCGCGCCTGCCTGCTGGAAAATACGCTATACGCCGCCGAAACGCTGCATAGCTGA
- the tig gene encoding trigger factor produces the protein MQVSVENTSALERRMSITVPAERIETQVNKRLQQTAQKAKIAGFRPGKVPMSVIRQRYEADARQEAVGDVIQSSFYEAVVEQKLNPAGAPSVEPKVLEKGKDLEYVATFEVFPEFTVAGFEGITVERLSAEVADADLDKMLEVLRKQNTRFEAADRAAQNEDQLNIDFVGKVDGEVFAGGSAKGTQLVLGSGRMIPGFEDGLVGAKAGEERVLNLTFPEDYQNLDLAGKTAEFTVTVNTVSEPKLPELTEEFFAQFGIKETGLEGFRAEVRKNMERELRQAIKSKVKNQVMDGLLATNPIEVPKALLSNEVDRLRVQAVQQFGGNIKPDQLPAELFEEQAKRRVVLGLIVAEVVKQFDLKPDEARVREMIQEMASAYQEPEQVVSWYYKNDQQLNEVRSVVLEEQVVDTVLQKASVTDKSVSYEEAVKPVEAPQAD, from the coding sequence ATGCAAGTTTCTGTTGAAAATACTTCTGCTCTTGAGCGCCGCATGAGCATCACCGTGCCGGCTGAGCGCATCGAGACTCAGGTCAACAAGCGTCTGCAGCAGACTGCCCAAAAGGCCAAGATTGCTGGCTTCCGTCCAGGCAAAGTGCCAATGAGCGTGATCCGTCAGCGTTACGAAGCTGATGCGCGTCAAGAAGCCGTGGGCGATGTGATCCAGTCTTCTTTCTACGAAGCGGTAGTTGAGCAGAAGCTGAACCCGGCTGGCGCTCCTTCGGTTGAGCCGAAAGTGCTGGAAAAAGGCAAGGACCTGGAATACGTCGCTACTTTCGAAGTGTTCCCTGAGTTCACCGTTGCCGGTTTCGAAGGCATCACTGTCGAGCGCCTGAGCGCCGAAGTGGCTGACGCCGATCTGGACAAGATGCTGGAAGTCCTGCGCAAGCAGAACACCCGTTTCGAAGCGGCCGATCGCGCTGCCCAGAACGAAGACCAGCTGAACATCGATTTCGTCGGCAAGGTCGACGGTGAAGTGTTCGCCGGCGGTTCTGCCAAGGGTACTCAGCTGGTGCTGGGTTCCGGCCGCATGATCCCAGGTTTCGAAGACGGTCTGGTTGGCGCTAAAGCCGGCGAAGAGCGCGTTCTGAACCTGACCTTCCCAGAGGACTATCAGAACCTCGACCTGGCAGGCAAAACTGCCGAGTTCACCGTGACGGTGAACACTGTTTCCGAGCCTAAACTGCCAGAACTGACCGAAGAGTTCTTCGCTCAATTCGGCATCAAGGAAACCGGTCTGGAAGGCTTCCGCGCCGAAGTTCGCAAGAACATGGAGCGTGAGCTGCGTCAGGCGATCAAGTCCAAGGTCAAGAATCAGGTCATGGACGGTCTGCTGGCCACCAACCCGATCGAAGTGCCGAAGGCCCTGCTGTCCAACGAAGTCGACCGTCTGCGCGTGCAGGCTGTTCAGCAGTTCGGTGGCAACATCAAGCCTGACCAACTGCCGGCCGAGCTGTTCGAAGAGCAAGCCAAGCGCCGCGTCGTGCTGGGTCTGATCGTGGCTGAAGTGGTCAAGCAATTCGACCTCAAGCCTGACGAAGCCCGCGTTCGCGAGATGATTCAGGAAATGGCTTCGGCTTACCAAGAGCCTGAGCAGGTTGTGTCCTGGTACTACAAGAACGACCAGCAACTGAACGAAGTCCGTTCGGTTGTGCTGGAAGAGCAAGTTGTGGATACTGTTCTGCAGAAAGCTAGCGTGACCGACAAATCGGTCTCTTACGAAGAAGCGGTCAAGCCGGTAGAAGCTCCACAAGCCGACTGA
- the clpP gene encoding ATP-dependent Clp endopeptidase proteolytic subunit ClpP yields the protein MSRNSYYQQSSDIQAAGGLVPMVIEQSARGERAYDIYSRLLKERVIFLVGPVEDYMANLVAAQLLFLEAENPDKDIHLYINSPGGSVTAGMSIYDTMQFIKPDVSTTCIGQACSMGAFLLAGGAAGKRFCLPNSRMMIHQPLGGFQGQASDIDIHAKEILHIRSRLNQLLAHHTGQSLETIERDTERDNFMSAERAAEYGLIDSVIDKRKMPA from the coding sequence ATGTCCCGCAATTCTTATTATCAGCAGAGCTCTGACATCCAGGCCGCAGGCGGTCTGGTCCCGATGGTTATCGAGCAGTCCGCCCGTGGCGAACGTGCCTATGACATTTACTCGCGCCTGTTGAAGGAGCGAGTGATCTTCCTGGTGGGTCCGGTAGAAGACTACATGGCCAACCTGGTTGCGGCGCAACTGCTGTTCCTTGAAGCGGAAAACCCGGACAAGGACATCCATCTTTACATCAACTCACCAGGCGGTTCGGTGACTGCGGGCATGTCGATCTACGACACCATGCAGTTCATCAAGCCAGACGTTTCCACCACCTGTATCGGTCAGGCCTGCAGCATGGGTGCCTTCCTGCTCGCCGGTGGTGCTGCCGGCAAGCGTTTCTGCCTGCCGAACTCGCGCATGATGATTCACCAGCCGTTGGGCGGCTTCCAGGGACAGGCGTCGGATATCGACATCCATGCCAAGGAAATCCTCCACATTCGTTCGCGTCTGAACCAGCTGTTGGCTCATCACACCGGTCAGAGCCTCGAAACCATCGAGCGCGATACCGAACGCGACAACTTCATGAGCGCTGAGCGTGCGGCTGAATACGGCCTGATCGACTCCGTGATCGACAAGCGTAAAATGCCCGCCTAA